TCCATTATGAGTACTAGTACCGCGTATTTTATGGGTGTCGACCTGGGCTCTACTACCGCCAAGACAGTGATACTGGACGACAACGCTAAAGTCCTTAGCGCCTGCATTGTACAAATGGGCGCTGTGAGCCAGCGAGGTATGGAACAGGCTGTGGAAAGTGCCCTCGAAAGCGCAGGCATCGGCCAAGAAGAACTCAGCTATATTATTGGCACGGGTTATGGTCGTCGACTGGTAAAAGGAGTCGGCCGCACCTTTACCGAAATCACCTGCCACGCTAGAGGCGTGGCAGCCCTATTCCCCAAAGCAGAACTAGTGATCGATATAGGCGGCCAGGACAGCAAGGTCATCGCCCTCGATAAGCAAGGCTTAGTGGACAACTTCGCCATGAACGACCGCTGTGCCAGTGGCACCGGTCGTTTCTATGAGGTTCTGGCTCGGGCACTGGAGTGCGATATTGCCGAAGTGGGAACGCTTGCAATGCAGGGTCGCAAAGACCTGGAAGTGAGTAGCATGTGTGCAACTTTTGCAGAAACCGAGATTATTTCACTGCTGGCAGGAGGTGAAAGTCCCGCCGATGTGGCCGCGTCAGTGCACAGCGCAATCGCCCAACGGGCTCTAGGTCTGGTCGCGCAAGTGGGCAAGCGCAATACCATTATCATGACCGGCGGTGTGGCCAAAAACCCTGCAGCAGTGCATTTTTTGGAGAAGGCATTAAAGCAAGAAATGCAGGTGCCCCACGACCCGCAAATTATGGGAGCCTATGGCGCTGCACTATTAGCGCTGGAGCTTTCAACCGGTCGCCAGATCACTGAATATGACACCGCAAAAATTGAAGCACTAGAGAGCAAGGTGGAAGCAGCGTTTCAACCGAAGAATCGCAGCGTGCCAGATTGCATGAAATGCACTTCTTGAACCTTGTTGCTCACAGAATCTACTCAGCCCCGAGGCCTTTGAAATGGCCTCAATTTGAGGCTGGGTGTGTCATGCGTATCGGGGTAAGTCCAGACAGTTGCTCGCTCGGATTGGCGTAGACTATATGACCGCAGGCCAATCACCACCTGGCTAATGGCAACAGCGCTCCGTTGATAATCCGTGTGCGCTGAGAACGACTGGCCCCAAAATCACATCTATCCCTCTTCTTGAGACTTAATTGAAACCAGGTTGCTTTTAACCGTTTCCAGCATCTCGCACAAATGCATTCTCTGATCGTGATCAAGCCCTTCAAGAATACGCTCACTCATGTCATGGCTCATGGCTGCCATTTCCTTGATGACTTGCTTGCCTTTACTGGTCAGGAAGACGCGCTTTACTCGACGATCCTCGACATCGGGCCGCCTTACAATTAGCTCTGAAGCCTCGAGTCGATCTACAAGACCACCCAAAGCCGCCTTACCCAACTCAAGCAGGTTAGCCAGATCACTCTGAACCATTCCATCATGACGTGAGAGATACGCTAACACCCACCACTGAGAACGAGTGACGCCCAGTGGCCGCATGAAGTTATCAAACACGGTCCGACGCAAACGTGAGACATCGTGCATCAGAAAACCCAAATGGTATTCCCAATTTCGATCATCCTTCACGTTCGTTTTCCGGCTGCTCTTCTTGCCCGGTTTTGCGTTCGCTGCAGCCAGCTCCAGATTTGCTTCCGAAATCTCATTCATCTATTGCTCCACGCATTATTAGCTCCCTCCTCCCCTACCCACGCCTCCGCATGAACGAGGTAACCACGAGGCAGCAGCAAGGTATTTTTCAATATGATATCCAAAGAGACATTATTATAACAGAACCAGTTTCTCTAAACGCCCTCTTTCAATGGCTTTTTCCGAACCAACCCCATACTCTCGCACCCATTGCCACCACCCCTGAAGGAGCCTAAGCTTTGGAGCGCATTCGCCACGCTTCATCGTTGTCGACTGACTTATCTATTTCTGTATGGTTGCATATTATACCTCTGCATATTATCATTAATTCATTGATTGTTACAGGTGATTGTATACCCGATACCTTCGAGAGGCCGGCAGCATGGGCAGATTTACTGAAGAAACCGAGGAACATTCAATGTTCCGGAGCAGCGTGCAGGGATTCATTCAAAAAGAAGTAAGACCGTTTTTCCAGGACTGGGAAGCGCAGGGCATTGTGAGCCGTGAACTCTGGGAAAAAGCTGGAGCTGCCGGCTTGCTTTGCCCACAAATACCCGAGGAGTATGGAGGTCCTGGCTGCAGTTTTAAGTACAACACGATGGTGGTCGAAGAGTTTACTGGCGAAGGCTTTATCGGCCCAGTGAATAATTTCTCAGTCCATAGTGATGTGTGCGCCGGCTATCTGCTGGGCTACGGCTCTGAAGAACAGAAGAAAAAATGGCTCCCCAGGATGGTCTCTGGCGAAACTGTCTGCGCCATTGCCATGACAGAACCAGGCACAGGCAGCGATCTTCAAGCTATAAAAACTCGGGCAAAACGTCAGGGTGACAGTTACATTATCAACGGTTCCAAAACCTTCATTTCCAATGGCCAGCACGCAGATCTCGTTATTGTTGTTGCCAGAACCGGAGAAGAGCCCGGCGCGGCGGGAATCAGCCTAGTTCTCGTCGAGAGCACAAGAGAAGGTTTTGAACGAGGAAGAAACCTTGACAAAATTGGCCATCATTCCGCCGACACCTCCGAACTTTTCTTTTCCGACGTGGAAGTTCCCGCATCAAATCTACTCGGCTCCGAAGGTAGTGGGTTCGGGGCACTGATGTCGGAACTTCCGCAAGAACGACTAACCATCGCGGTAGCATCAATTGGCGCTGCACAGTACGCATTCGACATCACGCGCCACTATATGGAAGAACGTACAGCATTTGGAAAACCGATTATAAAATTTCAGGCCAACAGCCACAAAATGGCAGACCTGAAAGCAGACCTTGCTGTGGGCTGGGCATTTGTAGATCAGTGCATAAAACAACATGAACTTGGTGAGCTTACGCCTGCTAACGCTTCAATTGCCAAGCTTTGGTGTAGCGAGCTGCAAGGCAAGCTTGTTGATCAATGCCTGCAGTTTTTCGGTGGTTACGGATTCATGAAGGAGTACGAGATCGGTCGCCTGTTCAATGATGCGCGCGTGCAGCGTATTTATGGCGGCACTTCTGAAATCATGCGAGAGCTGATTTCAAGATATCTTTGATTCATTGGCTACCGGAGACTTCCTATGGCGGGTCGATATTTTGAACAACTGAACG
This DNA window, taken from Marinobacter halotolerans, encodes the following:
- a CDS encoding acyl-CoA dehydrogenase family protein; its protein translation is MGRFTEETEEHSMFRSSVQGFIQKEVRPFFQDWEAQGIVSRELWEKAGAAGLLCPQIPEEYGGPGCSFKYNTMVVEEFTGEGFIGPVNNFSVHSDVCAGYLLGYGSEEQKKKWLPRMVSGETVCAIAMTEPGTGSDLQAIKTRAKRQGDSYIINGSKTFISNGQHADLVIVVARTGEEPGAAGISLVLVESTREGFERGRNLDKIGHHSADTSELFFSDVEVPASNLLGSEGSGFGALMSELPQERLTIAVASIGAAQYAFDITRHYMEERTAFGKPIIKFQANSHKMADLKADLAVGWAFVDQCIKQHELGELTPANASIAKLWCSELQGKLVDQCLQFFGGYGFMKEYEIGRLFNDARVQRIYGGTSEIMRELISRYL
- a CDS encoding acyl-CoA dehydratase activase, producing the protein MSTSTAYFMGVDLGSTTAKTVILDDNAKVLSACIVQMGAVSQRGMEQAVESALESAGIGQEELSYIIGTGYGRRLVKGVGRTFTEITCHARGVAALFPKAELVIDIGGQDSKVIALDKQGLVDNFAMNDRCASGTGRFYEVLARALECDIAEVGTLAMQGRKDLEVSSMCATFAETEIISLLAGGESPADVAASVHSAIAQRALGLVAQVGKRNTIIMTGGVAKNPAAVHFLEKALKQEMQVPHDPQIMGAYGAALLALELSTGRQITEYDTAKIEALESKVEAAFQPKNRSVPDCMKCTS
- a CDS encoding MarR family winged helix-turn-helix transcriptional regulator; this encodes MNEISEANLELAAANAKPGKKSSRKTNVKDDRNWEYHLGFLMHDVSRLRRTVFDNFMRPLGVTRSQWWVLAYLSRHDGMVQSDLANLLELGKAALGGLVDRLEASELIVRRPDVEDRRVKRVFLTSKGKQVIKEMAAMSHDMSERILEGLDHDQRMHLCEMLETVKSNLVSIKSQEEG